From a region of the Neobacillus niacini genome:
- a CDS encoding DNA topoisomerase III yields MKLIIAEKPDQGSTLASIFKNKKQNGFIEIFPNETFTNGAYVTWAIGHLCQLVNPEAYEPGWKKWSLDNLPMIPAQFQYEVTKDKIKQFSVIQKLVNNPAVTEIIHAGDAGREGELIIRNILRITGCRKPMKRLWISSLTPNSIREGFNKLLDEDHTRNLYYEAYTRACADWVVGMNASRLYSLLLQKQGFSDVFSVGRVQTPTLALIVKRELEIENFKSEPFWEVIAHFNIEGKKYSGKWQNDGETRVKTKEMAEKVAAFCRDKPAEVSDVQSERKEFLPPLLYNLSALQAEANKRFKFSPKKTLDVLQKLYQKGNVSYPRSDSRYVTKEEANTFPEILTKLSHISGYDKFFPLPIESIADNKRYVNEKKVTDHYAIIPTEQIPNIDRLDPDEKKLYDLIVTSLIAAHYPKAVAEYTTVTTLVDGRAVFQSKGKVQIEEGWRKVINQKEKEDEPALPQLIKGEQGSTVKVDVKESQTQPPKRYTEGQLITLMKTAGKHIEDKEMEKILSKTEGLGTEATRAGIITMLKDRKYIDVTKNLVYATAKARILIEAIGQEILASPEMTAKWEQKLKEISEGSASPKNFMEQTNKMVSHLISSGVGHSTNWVFSEDVRENFTPSKKMTKGKGGTKLGKCKKCDGSIVDKGSFFGCSNYQKNQCNFTISKKILGKNITQKNVKLLLSEGKTELIEGFTNKDKTFNARLFLDEQEMRVKFLFEEQSSKTVTKL; encoded by the coding sequence ATGAAATTAATTATTGCCGAAAAGCCAGACCAAGGTTCAACATTGGCTTCTATATTTAAAAATAAAAAACAAAATGGATTTATTGAGATTTTTCCAAACGAAACGTTTACAAATGGTGCATACGTCACATGGGCAATTGGTCATTTATGCCAGCTTGTGAATCCCGAAGCATATGAACCAGGATGGAAGAAATGGTCATTAGATAATCTGCCAATGATACCTGCTCAGTTCCAATATGAAGTGACGAAGGATAAAATAAAACAATTTTCCGTTATCCAAAAGCTTGTAAATAATCCAGCGGTAACAGAAATTATTCATGCAGGCGACGCCGGGCGTGAGGGTGAATTAATTATCCGTAATATTCTTCGGATTACAGGTTGCAGGAAACCAATGAAACGCCTATGGATATCCTCTTTAACACCTAATTCAATACGTGAAGGTTTTAATAAATTATTAGATGAAGATCATACTAGAAATCTATATTATGAAGCATACACTCGAGCGTGTGCAGATTGGGTAGTTGGAATGAATGCCTCAAGACTCTATAGCTTGCTTTTGCAAAAACAAGGATTTTCTGATGTGTTTTCAGTTGGCAGGGTACAGACCCCCACATTGGCTCTTATTGTAAAAAGAGAATTAGAGATTGAGAATTTTAAATCTGAACCCTTCTGGGAAGTAATTGCCCATTTTAATATTGAGGGCAAGAAATATAGCGGTAAATGGCAGAATGATGGAGAAACCCGAGTAAAAACAAAAGAAATGGCTGAGAAGGTTGCCGCGTTTTGCAGGGATAAACCTGCAGAAGTATCAGATGTACAATCGGAGAGAAAAGAGTTTTTGCCACCGTTACTCTATAATCTTTCTGCTCTTCAGGCCGAAGCAAATAAACGATTTAAGTTTTCACCGAAGAAGACGTTAGATGTGTTGCAGAAGCTATACCAAAAAGGGAATGTTTCATATCCCCGCTCGGACTCGCGGTATGTAACAAAAGAAGAAGCGAATACTTTTCCAGAAATTCTTACTAAATTAAGTCATATTAGTGGATATGATAAGTTTTTTCCACTGCCAATTGAATCAATTGCCGATAACAAGCGGTATGTAAATGAAAAAAAGGTAACAGACCACTATGCGATTATTCCTACCGAACAAATTCCAAATATAGACCGGCTTGATCCCGATGAAAAGAAACTTTACGACCTAATTGTTACAAGTTTAATAGCCGCACACTATCCAAAAGCCGTTGCCGAATATACAACGGTAACAACATTAGTAGATGGACGGGCAGTTTTTCAATCAAAAGGTAAGGTTCAAATCGAAGAAGGATGGCGGAAGGTAATCAACCAAAAGGAAAAAGAGGATGAACCGGCTCTTCCACAACTAATAAAAGGAGAACAAGGGAGTACGGTAAAGGTTGATGTAAAAGAAAGCCAGACACAGCCGCCGAAACGCTATACAGAAGGTCAGTTAATTACGTTAATGAAGACGGCAGGGAAGCACATCGAGGACAAGGAAATGGAGAAAATCTTGTCCAAAACGGAAGGGTTAGGTACCGAGGCAACAAGAGCTGGAATTATTACCATGCTGAAGGATAGAAAATATATCGATGTAACCAAGAACTTAGTATACGCGACAGCAAAAGCTAGAATTTTAATTGAAGCCATTGGACAGGAAATCCTTGCTTCCCCGGAAATGACAGCCAAATGGGAGCAAAAATTAAAAGAAATATCAGAGGGCTCTGCTTCTCCAAAGAATTTCATGGAACAAACAAATAAAATGGTCTCCCACTTAATCTCTTCAGGAGTGGGACATTCTACTAATTGGGTCTTTTCAGAAGATGTGCGGGAAAACTTTACCCCTAGTAAAAAGATGACAAAGGGTAAGGGCGGTACAAAGCTGGGCAAATGTAAAAAGTGTGACGGCTCCATTGTCGATAAAGGCAGCTTTTTCGGGTGTTCTAACTATCAAAAAAACCAATGTAATTTCACGATATCTAAAAAAATTCTTGGAAAAAACATTACCCAAAAGAATGTGAAACTTCTTTTATCTGAAGGGAAAACGGAGTTAATTGAAGGTTTTACCAATAAAGATAAAACGTTTAATGCAAGGCTTTTTCTTGATGAACAGGAGATGAGGGTTAAGTTTTTATTTGAAGAACAGAGTTCCAAAACTGTGACAAAGTTATAA
- the mntR gene encoding transcriptional regulator MntR yields the protein MPTPSMEDYIEQIYMLIEEKGYARVSDIAEALSVHPSSVTKMVQKLDKDEYLVYEKYRGFSLTTKGNKIGKRLVFRHDLLEQFLKIIGVKDENIYKDVEGIEHHLSWDSIERIVDLVQFFQEDETRIDALKEIQKQNEAE from the coding sequence ATGCCAACACCAAGTATGGAAGATTATATAGAGCAAATATATATGTTAATTGAAGAAAAAGGATACGCCCGAGTTTCAGATATTGCAGAGGCATTATCTGTTCATCCCTCCTCAGTAACAAAAATGGTCCAAAAGCTAGACAAAGATGAATATCTTGTTTATGAAAAATACAGAGGCTTCAGCTTAACAACTAAAGGGAATAAGATTGGGAAGCGCCTTGTATTCAGACATGATTTACTGGAGCAATTTCTTAAAATCATCGGAGTAAAAGATGAAAATATATATAAAGATGTTGAAGGAATCGAGCACCACTTAAGCTGGGATTCGATTGAAAGGATCGTTGATCTCGTTCAGTTTTTTCAAGAAGATGAAACGAGAATTGATGCTTTAAAAGAAATTCAGAAACAAAACGAAGCCGAATAA
- a CDS encoding DUF3892 domain-containing protein: METVVGLHRNHFGEIISFVTSGGRVISYQKALMEAANGVIQGVQATEDHAGKLVLSSEEEPSFDHYPNLF, encoded by the coding sequence GTGGAAACAGTAGTAGGATTGCACCGAAACCATTTTGGTGAGATTATTAGCTTTGTTACATCCGGAGGTCGGGTCATTTCTTATCAAAAAGCACTAATGGAAGCAGCAAACGGCGTCATCCAAGGCGTTCAGGCAACTGAGGATCACGCTGGGAAACTTGTTCTAAGCTCTGAGGAGGAGCCATCCTTTGACCATTATCCAAATTTATTTTAG
- the metA gene encoding homoserine O-acetyltransferase MetA, producing the protein MPINIPKLLPAREILENENIFVMDDERAISQDIRPLKLLILNLMPEKEKAETQLLRLLGNSPLQVNVKFLKTNSYESTNTSKQHLEQFYTTFSEVKNQKYDGMIITGAPVELMEFEQVKYWEELTEIMDWTKTNVTSTLHICWGAQAALFYHYGIDKFELSRKCSGIYEHQIFEKNDLLLRGFDDHFYAPHSRYTDVSIGEIHDNPELTLLAASEEAGALLIASRDRKHVMITGHLEYESDSLAQEYNRDISRGLQIHIPENYFPNNDPTQPPINRWRSHGHLFFSNWLNYYVYQETPFNWE; encoded by the coding sequence TTGCCTATTAACATTCCAAAGCTGCTGCCTGCACGAGAAATACTCGAAAATGAGAATATTTTTGTTATGGACGACGAACGGGCCATCAGCCAGGATATCCGTCCATTAAAACTTCTTATTCTCAATTTAATGCCTGAGAAAGAAAAGGCAGAAACGCAGCTATTAAGGCTATTGGGGAACAGCCCGCTGCAAGTAAACGTCAAATTTTTAAAAACGAATTCCTATGAATCTACCAACACCAGCAAACAGCACCTAGAACAATTTTATACCACTTTTTCAGAGGTCAAAAATCAAAAATATGATGGTATGATAATAACAGGTGCTCCAGTTGAACTAATGGAGTTTGAGCAAGTAAAGTATTGGGAAGAACTTACAGAAATTATGGACTGGACAAAAACCAATGTCACCTCTACCCTGCATATTTGTTGGGGAGCTCAGGCCGCACTATTTTATCATTATGGGATTGATAAATTTGAATTATCTCGTAAATGTTCGGGAATCTACGAGCATCAGATCTTCGAGAAAAATGATTTACTCTTACGCGGTTTTGATGATCATTTTTATGCTCCCCATTCTCGATATACAGATGTATCAATTGGGGAAATCCATGATAACCCTGAACTTACGCTGTTAGCCGCGTCTGAGGAAGCGGGGGCACTGCTTATTGCCTCCAGGGATCGAAAACATGTGATGATAACTGGACATTTGGAATATGAATCAGATTCATTAGCACAGGAATACAATCGAGATATTAGCAGAGGGCTGCAAATTCATATCCCGGAAAATTATTTTCCTAACAATGATCCAACACAACCGCCAATTAATCGCTGGCGTTCCCATGGACATTTATTCTTTTCAAACTGGCTCAACTACTACGTATACCAAGAAACTCCTTTCAATTGGGAGTAA
- a CDS encoding formate--tetrahydrofolate ligase — MKTSFKSDIEIAQESTMRPIVDIAESIGLKEDDLELYGKYKAKISYEALRNIETNKSGKIILVTSINPTPAGEGKSTVTVGLGDAFKRIGKKAMIAMREPSLGPTMGIKGGATGGGYSQVLPMEDINLHFTGDLHAITTANNALAALLDNHIQQGNELKIDQRRIVWKRAVDLNDRALRKVIIGLGGPLQGVPREDGFDITVASEIMAVLCLASDLQDLKLRLARMVVAYNDKKEPVTVGDLGVEGALTLLLKDAVKPNLVQTIEHTPALVHGGPFANIAHGCNSVIATRAAAKLADFVITEGGFGADLGAEKFLHIKARSAGIKPEAVVIVATIRALKMHGGVTRADLAKENIAALTLGMANLQKHIETIKSFGLPVVVAINKFITDTELEVQTLLEWCKREGVPAALTEVWEKGGAGGVELAETLLSVIEKEQNNFKPLYDVSDSIETKVRTIVQKVYGGKDVEFSTKAKKQLLDFEKLGWSNLAICMAKSQYSLSDDPTKLGRPTDFIVNVREFKPSIGAGFIVALTGEVMTMPGLPKKPAALNMDVDETGKALGLF, encoded by the coding sequence ATGAAAACATCATTTAAGTCCGACATTGAAATTGCACAAGAATCGACCATGAGGCCAATTGTTGATATTGCTGAATCAATTGGTTTAAAGGAAGATGACCTCGAATTATACGGAAAATACAAAGCAAAAATCTCCTATGAAGCGCTTAGGAATATTGAAACAAATAAAAGTGGGAAAATTATCCTTGTTACTTCTATCAATCCTACGCCTGCTGGCGAAGGGAAATCAACGGTAACAGTTGGTCTTGGCGATGCCTTTAAACGCATTGGTAAGAAAGCGATGATTGCAATGCGCGAACCATCATTGGGTCCGACAATGGGAATAAAAGGCGGTGCTACCGGAGGAGGTTATTCACAAGTATTGCCAATGGAAGATATAAACTTGCATTTTACCGGGGATTTGCACGCAATTACTACAGCTAATAATGCTCTTGCTGCATTACTGGATAACCATATACAGCAAGGTAATGAGCTTAAAATTGATCAGCGGCGGATTGTCTGGAAACGCGCTGTTGACTTAAATGATCGTGCACTAAGAAAAGTTATTATCGGTCTTGGCGGACCGCTTCAAGGCGTCCCTCGAGAAGATGGTTTTGATATTACGGTGGCATCAGAAATTATGGCCGTTCTATGTTTGGCTTCGGACTTGCAGGATTTAAAATTACGATTAGCCCGAATGGTTGTTGCCTACAACGATAAAAAGGAACCTGTTACAGTAGGGGATTTAGGTGTTGAAGGAGCTCTAACGTTATTGTTAAAGGATGCAGTTAAGCCAAATCTCGTGCAAACGATTGAACATACTCCTGCACTCGTACATGGCGGACCTTTCGCGAATATTGCTCATGGCTGTAATAGTGTGATTGCCACCCGTGCTGCAGCAAAGCTGGCAGACTTTGTCATTACAGAAGGCGGATTTGGTGCTGACTTAGGAGCAGAGAAGTTTTTACATATTAAAGCAAGAAGTGCTGGTATTAAACCAGAGGCAGTTGTAATCGTTGCAACCATTCGTGCATTAAAGATGCATGGCGGGGTTACAAGGGCGGATTTGGCAAAGGAAAACATCGCTGCCTTAACATTGGGCATGGCGAATCTGCAGAAGCATATCGAGACAATCAAATCCTTTGGATTACCAGTGGTGGTAGCGATTAATAAATTTATCACAGATACAGAACTTGAAGTTCAGACATTGCTAGAATGGTGCAAGCGCGAGGGTGTGCCTGCTGCTTTAACAGAGGTCTGGGAAAAGGGCGGTGCCGGTGGAGTAGAGCTTGCAGAAACATTGTTATCTGTAATCGAAAAAGAACAAAATAACTTTAAGCCTTTATATGACGTATCAGACTCCATTGAAACCAAAGTCAGAACGATTGTTCAAAAGGTATATGGCGGTAAAGATGTAGAATTCTCAACGAAAGCTAAAAAGCAGCTCTTAGACTTTGAAAAATTAGGCTGGTCTAATTTAGCGATCTGTATGGCAAAATCGCAATATTCCTTATCCGATGATCCAACGAAATTAGGAAGACCAACTGACTTTATCGTCAATGTAAGAGAGTTCAAACCATCAATTGGTGCTGGTTTTATTGTTGCGTTAACCGGGGAAGTAATGACTATGCCGGGATTACCGAAGAAACCTGCAGCATTGAATATGGATGTGGACGAAACGGGCAAGGCATTAGGGCTGTTCTAA
- a CDS encoding DegV family protein — protein MVKTAWVTDSTAFLDEELRNHPDLYTIPLTILLDGEEFADGIDLTAAELFARLKELKAPPKTSQPAVGVFQELYEKLSQDYDQIVAVLLSGKLSGTVSSSEQAAKLVDIPVKTFDSHILTAPMTALLKKGMELLEAGNGLESVMDQLESLKTTNETYVLIGSLEQLHRSGRMNGLQFFLGSMLNVKPIISIEEGALNTKEKVRSDKKAKDRILDYFKSSYEKNKFKEVYILYGLHQEHANEWKVELERLYPELKVITCPLGAVIGVHAGENTLGISWHNGLK, from the coding sequence TTGGTTAAAACGGCATGGGTAACTGACAGTACAGCATTTTTAGATGAAGAATTAAGAAATCATCCTGATTTATATACAATACCATTAACAATCTTATTAGATGGCGAAGAATTTGCAGACGGAATTGATTTAACAGCGGCAGAGCTTTTTGCTAGATTAAAAGAACTTAAGGCACCCCCAAAAACTTCACAGCCCGCTGTAGGTGTTTTTCAGGAATTATACGAAAAACTTTCACAGGATTATGATCAAATTGTAGCGGTTCTATTATCAGGAAAACTTAGTGGTACTGTCTCTTCAAGCGAACAGGCTGCAAAGCTTGTTGATATTCCTGTTAAAACCTTTGATTCCCATATTCTAACTGCACCAATGACTGCTTTATTAAAAAAAGGGATGGAACTCTTGGAGGCAGGTAATGGCCTCGAATCTGTTATGGATCAGTTAGAATCACTAAAGACGACAAATGAGACGTATGTTTTAATTGGAAGTCTAGAACAGCTTCATCGCAGCGGAAGAATGAATGGATTACAATTTTTTTTAGGAAGCATGCTAAACGTAAAGCCTATTATTTCAATAGAAGAAGGCGCCCTTAACACAAAAGAAAAAGTAAGAAGTGATAAAAAGGCGAAAGACAGGATTCTAGACTACTTTAAATCCTCTTATGAAAAAAATAAATTTAAAGAAGTATATATTTTATATGGGTTACACCAGGAACATGCAAATGAATGGAAAGTGGAATTAGAAAGATTATATCCTGAGTTAAAGGTTATTACCTGTCCGTTAGGTGCGGTTATTGGAGTCCACGCAGGTGAAAACACGCTTGGAATCAGCTGGCATAATGGGTTGAAATAA
- a CDS encoding HD domain-containing protein produces MKNQMIEQTNMFVRSQLGEDATGHDWFHVDRVRRTALHICTQEQNGDPFIIEMAALLHDIPDEKLNDSAEAGKNKLNLFLNSIALPEEAQNAIVEIIDSISYKGGSKTELKTVEAKIVQDADRLDAIGAIGIARTFAYGAKKGQPIYDPSIHVREEMSLEEYRKGKSTSIHHFYEKLLKLKDLMNTDTAKEMAESRHQTMVDFLEQFYLEWDGQDR; encoded by the coding sequence ATGAAAAATCAAATGATAGAACAAACGAATATGTTTGTCCGCAGCCAATTAGGTGAAGACGCAACAGGACATGATTGGTTCCATGTTGACCGCGTCAGAAGGACAGCATTACATATTTGCACTCAAGAACAAAACGGTGATCCATTTATTATTGAAATGGCCGCACTTTTGCACGATATCCCTGATGAGAAGCTTAATGACAGCGCGGAAGCAGGGAAAAACAAGCTGAATTTATTTTTAAACAGTATTGCGCTGCCGGAAGAGGCACAAAACGCTATTGTGGAAATTATTGATTCTATTTCATATAAAGGTGGAAGTAAAACGGAGCTAAAAACTGTTGAAGCAAAAATTGTTCAGGATGCAGACCGGTTAGATGCCATTGGGGCGATTGGCATAGCGAGAACATTTGCATACGGCGCTAAAAAAGGACAACCGATTTACGACCCCAGCATACATGTGCGAGAGGAAATGAGTTTAGAAGAATACCGCAAAGGGAAATCAACGAGCATTCATCATTTCTATGAAAAACTGCTAAAGTTGAAGGATTTAATGAACACAGATACTGCAAAAGAAATGGCAGAAAGCCGTCATCAAACGATGGTGGACTTTTTAGAACAATTCTATCTAGAATGGGATGGTCAAGACCGATGA
- a CDS encoding ABC-F family ATP-binding cassette domain-containing protein, whose protein sequence is MKMLTVENVTKTYGEKQLFNNISITIGEKERVGLIGINGTGKSSLLKIIAGLDQPDDGKIITGKDYSIAFLDQQPDLDPAKTVLEQVFHGEAPILRLMREYEKTLLLLNKSPNDTKVQEDLFQLQKQMDALNAWDASTNAKSILMKLGIEDFTKKVGELSGGQKKRVALAQVLIAEPDLLILDEPTNHLDFDSVKWLEDYLSRYSGSILLVTHDRYFLDRVANRMFELDGGNLYSYKGNYAAFLEAKAIREENEAATFEKRQNLFRRELEWMRRGAKARTTKQKARIQRFDELEDKLSGGKPTGEKVDISLNGSRLGKQVFELKDASKRYGEKTILNDFNLLVKPGDRLGIIGRNGAGKSTLLNILAKKLPLDEGEFIMGQTVKIAYYTQENEDMDENKRMIEYIKETAEVVETSDGKTLSAALMLERFLFPPFSHGTPIRKLSGGEKRRLYLLKLLMTAPNVLLLDEPTNDLDTQTLTVLEDYLEEFPGVVITVSHDRYFLDKVVEQLLVLRGEGRIDSFYGNYSEYLEKESAVEAKKIVTNTPAQTKAPEKEKKKRMTFKEKKEWEEIDEVIAKTEARLEEVAEEMGNTGSDFTKAQELMKLEAELNVKLEYLIERWEYLAELAESE, encoded by the coding sequence ATGAAAATGCTGACAGTAGAAAATGTAACAAAAACGTATGGAGAAAAACAGTTATTTAATAACATCTCCATTACCATCGGCGAAAAAGAGCGGGTCGGTTTAATTGGCATTAACGGGACGGGAAAATCATCACTTTTAAAAATTATTGCCGGATTGGATCAACCTGATGATGGAAAAATTATCACAGGCAAGGATTACTCAATTGCATTTCTAGATCAACAGCCTGACTTAGATCCGGCTAAAACAGTTCTAGAACAGGTTTTTCATGGTGAAGCACCGATTCTAAGGTTAATGCGCGAATATGAAAAAACACTATTACTTTTGAATAAATCTCCAAATGATACCAAGGTTCAAGAAGATCTTTTCCAATTACAAAAGCAAATGGACGCTTTAAATGCATGGGATGCTAGCACAAATGCAAAGTCGATCTTAATGAAACTGGGAATTGAGGATTTCACAAAGAAAGTTGGTGAACTCTCTGGGGGACAGAAGAAACGTGTAGCTCTAGCTCAAGTCCTTATTGCTGAGCCTGATTTACTTATACTTGACGAGCCTACGAACCACCTAGACTTTGACTCTGTAAAATGGCTGGAAGATTATTTAAGTCGATATAGCGGCTCCATCCTTCTTGTTACACATGATCGTTACTTTTTAGACCGGGTTGCGAACAGAATGTTTGAGCTTGATGGCGGAAACCTCTATAGCTATAAAGGAAACTATGCCGCATTTTTAGAAGCAAAGGCGATCCGTGAAGAAAATGAGGCTGCTACCTTTGAAAAGAGGCAAAATCTGTTTAGACGTGAGCTTGAGTGGATGAGGCGCGGTGCAAAAGCGAGAACAACCAAGCAGAAAGCGAGGATTCAGCGGTTCGATGAACTAGAAGATAAGCTTTCAGGCGGGAAGCCGACTGGTGAAAAGGTGGATATCTCCTTAAACGGAAGCAGGCTTGGGAAACAGGTATTCGAACTCAAGGACGCGTCAAAGCGGTATGGAGAAAAAACAATCTTAAATGACTTTAATTTACTTGTAAAACCAGGAGACCGGCTCGGGATTATCGGCAGGAACGGAGCAGGGAAGTCGACATTGTTGAACATCCTGGCTAAAAAGCTTCCACTTGATGAAGGTGAATTCATCATGGGACAAACAGTAAAAATAGCTTATTATACGCAAGAAAACGAAGATATGGACGAAAACAAGCGGATGATAGAATACATTAAAGAAACCGCTGAAGTGGTCGAGACGTCGGATGGTAAAACTTTATCAGCAGCGCTCATGCTTGAACGCTTTTTATTCCCGCCATTTTCACATGGAACACCAATTCGCAAATTATCCGGAGGAGAAAAGCGTCGTTTATACTTGCTAAAGCTATTAATGACCGCACCAAATGTTCTCTTACTGGACGAGCCGACCAATGACCTAGATACCCAGACATTGACGGTTCTAGAAGATTACTTAGAAGAATTCCCTGGCGTAGTAATCACAGTATCCCATGACCGTTATTTCCTGGATAAAGTCGTAGAACAGCTGCTTGTCTTGCGTGGTGAAGGACGAATCGATTCTTTCTACGGAAATTATAGCGAGTACCTTGAAAAAGAATCAGCTGTAGAAGCCAAAAAGATCGTAACTAATACGCCTGCTCAAACTAAAGCTCCAGAAAAGGAAAAAAAGAAAAGAATGACCTTTAAAGAGAAGAAAGAGTGGGAAGAAATAGATGAAGTTATTGCTAAAACCGAAGCTCGTTTAGAAGAAGTTGCGGAGGAAATGGGAAACACAGGAAGTGACTTCACCAAAGCCCAAGAATTAATGAAACTAGAAGCAGAACTAAACGTAAAGCTTGAATATTTAATCGAAAGATGGGAATATTTAGCTGAATTAGCGGAAAGTGAGTAG
- a CDS encoding conserved virulence factor C family protein, which produces MKIKGIEPTPSPNTMKIILDQELPMGKSHNYKKETAANAPVVIQNILQVEGIKGVYHVADFLAVERNAKYDWKDLLPQVRKAFGETTEQSMESPSQIDEHFGEIKVEVQMFKDIPLQVKLADGTTEKRFGMPEYFLIARERAQLPDENYILLRRWDQQGVRYGDFDQIGQEVVEELIAAYPAERLEELVSGAQIKESTAKPKPIRDRKKVTLESLENPDWQIRYQLLEQMDDPELEDLPVLEKALADEKPSIRRLATVYLGMIKDQAVLPYLYKALKDKTVTVRRTAGDCLSDLGFPEASAEMAKALQDSSKLVRWRAAMFLYEVGDETVLPALKAAENDSEFEVSMQIKMAIERIEGGEAAKGSVWKQMTEARKTES; this is translated from the coding sequence ATGAAAATTAAGGGTATTGAACCAACTCCAAGCCCGAACACAATGAAAATTATCTTAGACCAAGAACTGCCCATGGGGAAAAGCCATAATTATAAAAAAGAAACAGCTGCAAATGCACCGGTTGTTATCCAAAACATCCTTCAAGTCGAGGGAATTAAAGGTGTTTATCATGTAGCTGATTTCCTAGCGGTTGAACGTAATGCGAAATATGACTGGAAGGATTTGCTGCCGCAAGTCCGGAAGGCGTTTGGGGAAACAACGGAACAATCAATGGAAAGCCCCAGCCAAATAGACGAACACTTTGGGGAAATCAAGGTTGAGGTCCAAATGTTTAAGGATATTCCCCTTCAGGTTAAGCTGGCAGATGGTACCACAGAAAAACGATTTGGGATGCCTGAATACTTTTTAATAGCTAGAGAACGAGCGCAGCTTCCAGACGAAAATTATATTCTGCTCCGCAGATGGGATCAACAGGGAGTTCGCTATGGAGACTTCGACCAAATTGGTCAAGAAGTCGTTGAGGAATTAATTGCCGCTTATCCAGCTGAACGGCTTGAGGAACTTGTATCCGGAGCACAAATAAAAGAATCCACTGCTAAACCAAAGCCCATACGAGATCGCAAAAAAGTAACACTGGAATCATTAGAGAATCCCGATTGGCAGATTCGCTATCAGCTGCTTGAACAAATGGATGATCCTGAGCTAGAAGATTTACCGGTCTTGGAAAAAGCATTAGCAGATGAAAAGCCATCTATACGCAGACTCGCGACCGTTTATTTAGGAATGATTAAGGACCAAGCGGTTCTCCCTTATTTATATAAAGCATTAAAGGATAAGACAGTCACTGTTCGCAGGACTGCTGGTGACTGCTTATCTGACCTTGGATTCCCTGAGGCAAGTGCGGAGATGGCGAAAGCACTTCAAGACTCCAGCAAATTAGTTCGTTGGCGGGCTGCGATGTTTTTGTATGAAGTGGGTGATGAAACAGTATTACCTGCATTAAAGGCAGCAGAAAATGATTCTGAATTTGAGGTCAGCATGCAAATCAAGATGGCAATCGAAAGAATTGAAGGCGGCGAGGCTGCTAAAGGCTCTGTATGGAAGCAAATGACTGAGGCGCGCAAAACAGAAAGTTAA
- a CDS encoding BrxA/BrxB family bacilliredoxin: MSMAYEEYMRQMVLPMREELTRTGFQELTTAEEVENYMENASGTTLVVVNSVCGCAAGLARPAATQAVLTSEKKPDHLVTVFAGQDKDATAKMREYFEGIEPSSPSMALLKGNKVVHFIPRHDIEGMPMESIMDNLKAAFDANC; the protein is encoded by the coding sequence ATGTCAATGGCATACGAAGAATACATGAGACAAATGGTTTTACCAATGCGTGAGGAGTTAACAAGAACAGGATTTCAAGAACTTACAACAGCTGAAGAAGTTGAAAACTACATGGAGAATGCTAGTGGAACAACACTTGTTGTTGTAAACTCAGTTTGCGGATGTGCTGCTGGACTTGCTCGTCCTGCTGCAACACAGGCAGTATTAACAAGTGAGAAAAAGCCTGACCATCTTGTAACCGTATTTGCTGGACAGGATAAAGATGCAACAGCGAAAATGCGTGAGTATTTCGAGGGTATTGAGCCTTCATCACCATCAATGGCGTTATTGAAGGGAAATAAAGTGGTTCACTTTATTCCGCGTCATGATATTGAAGGAATGCCAATGGAATCCATTATGGATAATTTAAAGGCTGCATTTGATGCCAATTGCTAA